The Candidatus Zixiibacteriota bacterium genome contains the following window.
ATACGGGGTTTCGAGGATGCCGATGTACCCGGACAGCACCAGAACTCCCACGATCGCGACGATTGCCACGGAGGCAATGCTGACGTATTTTTCAACCGCTGCCATACATCAATCTCTTCGAGAATTTATACAGTTGGACAACGGATTTCTTCCCGGCCGGTCTAACACGTTCTCCACCACTCAATCAACCAGGCACAATGCGCCTCTATACGGGTTTCACAAATTCCGTGCCGAGCGAGAGGATTTGTGGTCATATAAGGGATTGCAGAATAAGGAGTTACCGAGCGAGTAAAACGACGCTGTGCTGCGCGCAGATTCTGCGCTTTGCAGATCGGGATATCGCCCTGGGCACGCTCATAGACAACGGGTTACGAGAAGTGGAATCATCGAACCGATACGCGATATTCTGCGCAGTCGCGCCTTTGCCAGACTATGCTGCGAGAATCTCGACCAATTCAATGTCAAACACGAGGTCCTCGCCCGCGAGCGGGTGGTTGGCGTCGAGTGTCACCTTGCCCGCTTCCAGCGCGGTTATTCTCACTCGCACTGTGGAGCCGTCCGGCTGTTGCATGCGCAGACTCAATCCCAGTTCCGGTTTGATGTCGGCGGGGAACTGCGATTGATCGACCTGAATGACCAGATTGTCACGGTGGCGGCCGTATGCGTCATCGACGGGGATAGTC
Protein-coding sequences here:
- a CDS encoding peptidylprolyl isomerase, which gives rise to MAAAKSGDTVRVHYTGRLADGTVFDSSEGREPLEFTLGEQQVISGFDRAVSGMQVGESVTVTIPVDDAYGRHRDNLVIQVDQSQFPADIKPELGLSLRMQQPDGSTVRVRITALEAGKVTLDANHPLAGEDLVFDIELVEILAA